One genomic window of Anaeromyxobacter diazotrophicus includes the following:
- a CDS encoding D-alanine--D-alanine ligase family protein, whose amino-acid sequence MRIALTHNLRLTDSEEEAEFDTRETVDALASALERLGHRVERIEVSGPASRTVARLEAFGPDLIFNTAEGRRGRFREAFFPALFDELGMPYTGSDAYALALTLDKQLTKLVLAQHGVTTPRWQYVERAEQLQVNALRYPVMVKPNFEGSSKGITQDSVVEDPLRLHEAVAAALARYPAGLLVEEFITGRDVTVPFLEKAAPDRGGVLQPVEYVVDAALAGERRHAIYDYELKTKLDKAVSVRAPAKLSRAQKDRIQEQAASVFRVLGVRDLGRIDFRVGDDGQVYFLEINALPSLEPGAGIYVAAALEGLHADGVLGAVIESAVVRHAIAEEPRSRRGRPRRAERLKVGFAFNVKRVTPDPSGDADDEAEYDSPKTLQAIREAIASYGHEVVDLEATSDLPIQLASTPVDVVFNIAEGFKGRNRESQVPALLELLDIPYTGSDPAALSVSLDKALAKRMVRTHGILTPSYLVMHTGKERLPKELGFPLLVKPVAEGTSKGVTKKSVVRDELELREVARDLIGKYRQPALVEEYIGGREFTVGMLGERRPRVLPPMEIVFLDREDPTPIYSFEMKQDWNEKIRYEVPAKLEGRELERLEKAARECFAALGCRDVARIDFRMDPEGRIYFIESNPLPGLAPGWSDLVLIAEAAGIDYRALIGEILSFAIRRYQERERERERARRAQIAAGREVAAGNGVPGPEKAEA is encoded by the coding sequence ATGCGCATCGCCCTCACGCACAACCTCCGCCTGACCGACTCCGAGGAGGAGGCCGAGTTCGACACCCGCGAGACGGTCGACGCGCTCGCCTCCGCCCTGGAGCGGCTCGGCCACCGGGTGGAGCGGATCGAGGTCTCCGGCCCCGCCTCCCGCACCGTGGCGCGGCTCGAGGCGTTCGGCCCCGACCTCATCTTCAACACCGCCGAGGGGCGGCGCGGCCGCTTCCGCGAGGCGTTCTTCCCGGCGCTCTTCGACGAGCTGGGGATGCCGTACACCGGCTCCGACGCCTACGCGCTCGCGCTCACCCTCGACAAGCAGCTCACCAAGCTCGTCCTGGCCCAGCACGGGGTCACCACGCCGCGCTGGCAGTACGTGGAGCGCGCGGAGCAGCTCCAGGTGAACGCGCTCCGCTACCCGGTGATGGTGAAGCCCAACTTCGAGGGCAGCTCGAAGGGCATCACCCAGGACTCGGTGGTGGAGGACCCGCTGCGCCTGCACGAGGCGGTGGCGGCGGCGCTGGCGAGGTACCCGGCCGGCCTGCTGGTGGAGGAGTTCATCACCGGCCGCGACGTCACCGTGCCCTTCCTGGAGAAGGCGGCGCCGGACCGCGGCGGGGTGCTGCAGCCGGTCGAGTACGTGGTGGACGCGGCCCTGGCGGGCGAGCGGCGCCACGCCATCTACGACTACGAGCTCAAGACGAAGCTCGACAAGGCGGTTTCGGTGCGGGCGCCGGCCAAGCTCTCGCGGGCGCAGAAGGACCGCATCCAGGAGCAGGCGGCGTCGGTCTTCCGCGTGCTCGGCGTCCGCGACCTCGGCCGCATCGACTTCCGCGTCGGCGACGACGGGCAGGTGTACTTCCTCGAGATCAACGCGCTCCCCTCGCTCGAGCCGGGGGCCGGCATCTACGTGGCGGCCGCGCTCGAGGGGCTGCACGCCGACGGGGTGCTGGGCGCGGTCATCGAGAGCGCGGTGGTGCGCCACGCCATCGCCGAGGAGCCGCGCTCGCGCCGCGGCCGCCCGCGCCGCGCCGAGCGCCTCAAGGTGGGCTTCGCCTTCAACGTGAAGCGCGTCACGCCCGACCCCTCCGGCGACGCCGACGACGAGGCGGAGTACGACTCGCCGAAGACGCTGCAGGCCATCCGCGAGGCCATCGCGAGCTACGGGCACGAGGTGGTGGACCTGGAGGCGACGAGCGATCTCCCCATCCAGCTCGCCTCCACGCCGGTGGACGTGGTCTTCAACATCGCCGAGGGGTTCAAGGGCCGCAACCGCGAGTCGCAGGTACCGGCGCTGCTCGAGCTGCTCGACATCCCGTACACCGGCTCGGACCCGGCCGCGCTCTCGGTCTCGCTCGACAAGGCGCTCGCGAAGCGCATGGTGCGCACCCACGGCATCCTCACGCCGAGCTACCTCGTCATGCACACCGGGAAGGAGCGCCTGCCGAAGGAGCTGGGCTTCCCGCTGCTCGTGAAGCCGGTGGCCGAGGGCACCTCCAAGGGCGTCACCAAGAAGTCGGTGGTGCGCGACGAGCTCGAGCTGCGCGAGGTGGCGCGCGACCTCATCGGCAAGTACCGCCAGCCGGCGCTGGTCGAGGAGTACATCGGCGGGCGCGAGTTCACGGTGGGCATGCTGGGCGAGCGGCGGCCGCGGGTGCTGCCGCCCATGGAGATCGTCTTCCTCGACCGCGAGGACCCCACCCCCATCTACTCGTTCGAGATGAAGCAGGACTGGAACGAGAAGATCCGCTACGAGGTCCCGGCCAAGCTGGAGGGACGCGAGCTGGAGCGGCTCGAGAAGGCGGCCCGCGAGTGCTTCGCCGCCCTCGGCTGCCGCGACGTGGCGCGCATCGACTTCCGGATGGATCCGGAGGGGCGCATCTACTTCATCGAGTCGAACCCGCTGCCGGGCCTCGCGCCGGGCTGGTCCGACCTCGTGCTCATCGCCGAGGCGGCCGGCATCGACTACCGGGCGCTCATCGGCGAGATCCTCAGCTTCGCCATCCGGCGCTACCAGGAGCGCGAGCGCGAGCGGGAGCGCGCCCGGCGGGCCCAGATCGCCGCGGGGCGCGAGGTGGCGGCCGGGAACGGGGTCCCCGGCCCGGAGAAGGCCGAGGCCTGA
- a CDS encoding DmpA family aminopeptidase, translating into MVDPSLPEPRCRARDLGIPLGRFKPGRWNAITDVAGVKVGHSTIIRGAGPLVVGKGPVRTGVTAILPNPANVFEQRVVGGGFILNGAGEVSGMTQLMEWGLIETPILLTNTLSVGAVTDAAVQWMVEKFPGIGGVHDVIIPLVGECDDSWLNDVAGRHVKHEHVYEAISTASDGPVAEGNVGGGTGMITCDFKAGIGTSSRKLPESLGGYTVGVLVMSNFGLMRQLRVGGLPVGEILEERYRTVPRRERSYGSIIAVLATDAPLGTHQLNRLAKRAALGIGRVGSSAMHGSGEIVLAFSTANMVPRETRKMVYRMKLLLDQRLDPLYEAVIEATEEAILNALCQARDLDGVNGHVSRALPVGEVRDLVQTWYRQVDPRRRPPPGPRRVE; encoded by the coding sequence ATGGTCGATCCCTCCCTGCCCGAGCCCCGCTGCCGCGCGCGCGACCTGGGCATCCCGCTCGGGCGGTTCAAGCCCGGGCGGTGGAACGCCATCACCGACGTCGCCGGCGTGAAGGTGGGACACTCCACCATCATCCGCGGGGCGGGGCCGCTCGTCGTGGGCAAGGGCCCGGTGCGCACCGGCGTCACCGCCATCCTGCCGAACCCCGCCAACGTCTTCGAGCAGCGGGTGGTGGGCGGCGGGTTCATCCTGAACGGCGCCGGCGAGGTGTCGGGGATGACCCAGCTCATGGAGTGGGGGCTCATCGAGACGCCCATCCTCCTCACCAACACGCTCAGCGTGGGGGCGGTCACCGACGCGGCGGTGCAGTGGATGGTGGAGAAGTTCCCCGGCATCGGCGGCGTGCACGACGTCATCATCCCGCTCGTGGGCGAGTGCGACGACTCGTGGCTCAACGACGTCGCCGGCCGGCACGTGAAGCACGAGCACGTCTACGAGGCCATCTCCACCGCCAGCGACGGCCCGGTGGCGGAGGGGAACGTCGGCGGCGGCACCGGCATGATCACCTGCGACTTCAAGGCGGGGATCGGCACCTCGAGCCGCAAGCTGCCCGAGAGCCTGGGCGGCTACACGGTGGGCGTGCTCGTCATGTCGAACTTCGGCCTCATGCGGCAGCTCCGGGTGGGCGGGCTGCCGGTGGGGGAGATCCTCGAGGAGCGGTACCGGACCGTGCCCCGGCGCGAGCGGAGCTACGGCTCCATCATCGCGGTCCTCGCCACCGACGCGCCGCTCGGCACCCACCAGCTGAACCGGCTGGCGAAGCGGGCGGCGCTGGGCATCGGCCGGGTCGGCTCGTCGGCCATGCACGGCTCGGGCGAGATCGTGCTCGCCTTCTCCACCGCCAACATGGTGCCGCGCGAGACGCGGAAGATGGTCTACCGGATGAAGCTCCTGCTCGACCAGCGGCTCGACCCGCTCTACGAGGCGGTGATCGAGGCGACCGAGGAGGCCATCCTCAACGCGCTCTGCCAGGCGCGCGACCTCGACGGCGTGAACGGCCACGTCTCGCGGGCGCTGCCCGTGGGCGAGGTGCGCGACCTCGTGCAGACCTGGTACCGGCAGGTGGACCCCCGGCGGCGGCCGCCCCCCGGCCCGCGGCGCGTCGAGTGA
- a CDS encoding aminopeptidase: MARSKSKHVRLIMKRRQAWKARVKRQKAAKKAAPAKK; encoded by the coding sequence ATGGCCCGTTCCAAGAGCAAGCACGTCCGCCTCATCATGAAGCGCCGCCAGGCCTGGAAGGCCCGCGTGAAGCGCCAGAAGGCCGCGAAGAAGGCCGCTCCCGCCAAGAAGTAG
- a CDS encoding RsmB/NOP family class I SAM-dependent RNA methyltransferase, which yields MAPQARELRSRRAVAAALAAIEDLGEGRPLRLALSHALARAGKLGPRERRHAAVAARGVARWLRSCDVALAAARAPQSLPADRALLRYLAWRLAVLGEDEAAALRDLALPGPRRPRAISDPKLAEVARALPRPGPRGPATVRPGGGELAPARDPAVALALRYSVPDLLAAKLLGQLGPDEAAACLAAMNEEPRLALRVHAARATRDEVLAALAAAGVAASPGEEPLAIQVEDRAGLFDAPPFRAGLVEVQDEGSQAVVVACRAARGERWLDLCAGSGGKALALAALGARVTAHDASARRLAELPRRARRARLEVEVAPEPPAGTFDGVLVDAPCSGSGALQREPDARWRIDEAALRWLAAAQDEVLRAGAARVRPGGALVYATCSLLREEGEDRVAALLARGGFALEEEGRRWPHRDPGGGFYWARLRRAR from the coding sequence GTGGCGCCCCAGGCTCGCGAGCTCCGCTCCCGCCGCGCGGTCGCGGCGGCGCTCGCCGCCATCGAAGACCTCGGGGAAGGGCGGCCGCTCCGGCTCGCCCTGTCGCACGCGCTCGCCCGCGCCGGCAAGCTCGGTCCGCGCGAGCGCCGCCACGCCGCGGTGGCCGCGCGCGGCGTCGCGCGCTGGCTGCGGAGCTGCGACGTCGCCCTCGCGGCGGCGCGCGCCCCCCAGAGCCTCCCCGCCGACCGCGCGCTCCTGCGCTACCTCGCCTGGCGGCTCGCCGTCCTGGGCGAGGACGAGGCTGCGGCGCTGCGCGACCTCGCGCTGCCCGGGCCGCGCCGGCCGCGCGCGATCTCCGACCCGAAGCTGGCCGAGGTGGCGCGGGCGCTGCCGCGGCCGGGGCCGCGCGGCCCGGCCACGGTGCGGCCGGGCGGCGGCGAGCTGGCGCCGGCACGCGATCCGGCCGTGGCGCTGGCGCTCCGGTACAGCGTCCCCGACCTCCTCGCCGCGAAGCTCCTCGGGCAGCTCGGACCGGACGAGGCGGCGGCCTGCCTCGCCGCCATGAACGAGGAGCCGCGGCTGGCGCTGCGGGTGCACGCCGCGCGCGCCACCCGCGACGAGGTGCTGGCGGCGCTCGCGGCCGCCGGGGTCGCGGCCTCGCCCGGGGAGGAGCCGCTCGCCATCCAGGTCGAGGACCGCGCCGGCCTGTTCGACGCGCCGCCGTTCCGCGCCGGGTTGGTGGAGGTGCAGGACGAGGGGAGCCAGGCGGTGGTGGTGGCCTGCCGCGCCGCCCGCGGCGAGCGCTGGCTCGACCTGTGCGCCGGCAGCGGCGGGAAGGCCCTGGCGCTGGCGGCGCTCGGCGCGCGCGTCACCGCCCACGACGCGAGCGCGCGGCGCCTGGCCGAGCTGCCGCGGCGGGCGCGCCGCGCCCGGCTCGAGGTCGAGGTCGCGCCCGAGCCGCCCGCCGGCACCTTCGACGGCGTGCTGGTGGACGCCCCGTGCAGCGGCTCCGGGGCGCTGCAGCGCGAGCCGGACGCGCGCTGGCGCATCGACGAGGCGGCGCTCCGCTGGCTCGCCGCGGCCCAGGACGAGGTGCTCCGCGCCGGCGCCGCCCGCGTCCGCCCCGGCGGCGCGCTCGTCTACGCCACCTGCTCGCTCCTGCGCGAGGAGGGCGAGGACCGGGTGGCGGCGCTGCTCGCGCGCGGGGGCTTCGCGCTGGAGGAGGAGGGCCGCCGCTGGCCCCACCGCGACCCCGGCGGCGGCTTCTACTGGGCGCGGCTGCGGCGGGCGCGCTGA
- a CDS encoding HAMP domain-containing methyl-accepting chemotaxis protein translates to MLGSIKIAHKVVAGFTAGFAVVALTGLIGYVALTRVRRNIASMGDLRIPGLVAMADVHDAHDRAMRAANALLVPNAPAETRRFSQEMAATALRTIDEAMARWDALPHPPELQRMRDAWQASYGEFRGSVERIVALSLERDRATSARDLPRVQQLELQADEAWQRARVAIRSVQPPIRLIEEATVKLAREEQAAGETGARSALLLLLAAIVASGLLTALYGWYVAASVERTLRRVRDEARKVREAVGAGALDVRGDAGAVPAEFRPLVDGLNEVAATFTERFRDVSGALERLSHGDLPELVTAEAHGEYLRTRDAMNRCIATVRGLVADMDALTRAALEGKLDTRADPARHEGDFRQVVAGVNATLDALLAPIAESSRVLARLAQRDLGARVTGAYAGEHAAVTEAINATARALEEALAQVSRAAQDLSSATEQIASSSQAVASGASEQASAIEETSSQLESMAGLIRVAGEHAAAASALAGSAQALSEGGQRATERMGGAMENIRTSAEATSQIIKDIEEIAFQTNLLALNAAVEAARAGEAGRGFAVVAEEVRSLALRSKQAASKTEALIRESVAHAAEGDRTAREVAGSLARIAAEVSKVTGIVTELAESSRDHGRAVEQVTAAVEQMNKVTQQNAASSEESSSATAELSAQAQELSALVGSFRLGEQAPSSAARRRAAQRDAGTSARAGG, encoded by the coding sequence ATGCTCGGTTCCATCAAGATCGCCCACAAGGTGGTGGCCGGGTTCACCGCGGGCTTCGCGGTGGTCGCGCTCACCGGGCTCATCGGCTACGTGGCGCTGACGAGGGTGCGCCGGAACATCGCCTCCATGGGCGACCTGCGGATCCCCGGTCTGGTGGCGATGGCGGACGTCCACGACGCGCACGACCGCGCCATGCGGGCGGCGAACGCGCTGCTCGTCCCGAACGCGCCCGCCGAGACGCGCCGCTTCTCGCAGGAGATGGCCGCCACCGCGCTGCGGACCATCGACGAGGCGATGGCGCGCTGGGACGCGCTCCCGCACCCGCCCGAGCTCCAGCGCATGCGCGACGCCTGGCAGGCGTCGTACGGGGAGTTCCGAGGGAGCGTCGAGCGCATCGTCGCGCTCTCCCTCGAGCGCGACCGCGCCACCTCCGCGCGGGACCTCCCGCGGGTCCAGCAGCTCGAGCTCCAGGCGGACGAGGCGTGGCAGCGGGCCCGGGTGGCGATCCGCTCGGTGCAGCCTCCCATCCGGCTCATCGAGGAGGCGACCGTGAAGCTCGCCCGCGAGGAGCAGGCCGCGGGGGAGACCGGCGCGCGCTCGGCCCTGCTGCTGCTCCTGGCGGCGATCGTGGCGAGCGGGCTCCTCACCGCGCTCTACGGGTGGTACGTGGCGGCCAGCGTCGAGCGGACGCTGCGCCGGGTCCGCGACGAGGCGCGCAAGGTGCGCGAGGCGGTGGGCGCCGGCGCGCTCGACGTCCGCGGCGACGCCGGGGCCGTCCCGGCCGAGTTCCGGCCGCTCGTGGATGGCCTCAACGAGGTGGCGGCGACCTTCACCGAGCGCTTCCGCGACGTCAGCGGCGCCCTGGAGCGCCTCTCGCACGGCGACCTGCCCGAGCTGGTCACGGCCGAGGCGCACGGAGAGTACCTGCGCACGCGCGACGCCATGAACCGCTGCATCGCCACCGTCCGCGGCCTCGTCGCCGACATGGACGCGCTCACGCGGGCCGCCCTGGAGGGGAAGCTCGACACCCGCGCCGACCCGGCGCGGCACGAGGGCGACTTCCGCCAGGTGGTGGCGGGCGTCAACGCCACGCTGGACGCGCTCCTCGCGCCCATCGCCGAGTCCTCGCGCGTGCTGGCGCGGCTCGCGCAGCGCGACCTCGGGGCGCGGGTCACCGGCGCCTACGCCGGCGAGCACGCGGCGGTGACGGAGGCCATCAACGCAACCGCCCGGGCGCTGGAGGAGGCGCTCGCGCAGGTGTCCCGCGCGGCGCAGGACCTCTCCTCGGCCACCGAGCAGATCGCCTCCTCCAGCCAGGCCGTGGCGAGCGGCGCCTCGGAGCAGGCGAGCGCGATCGAGGAGACGTCGTCGCAGCTCGAGTCCATGGCCGGCCTGATCCGCGTGGCCGGCGAGCACGCCGCGGCGGCAAGCGCGCTCGCGGGCTCGGCGCAGGCGCTCTCCGAGGGCGGGCAGCGCGCCACCGAGCGCATGGGGGGCGCGATGGAGAACATCCGCACCTCGGCCGAGGCCACCTCGCAGATCATCAAGGACATCGAGGAGATCGCCTTCCAGACCAACCTCCTCGCCCTGAACGCCGCGGTGGAGGCGGCGCGCGCGGGCGAGGCGGGCCGCGGCTTCGCGGTGGTGGCGGAGGAGGTGCGCTCGCTCGCGCTCCGCTCCAAGCAGGCGGCGAGCAAGACCGAGGCGCTCATCCGGGAGTCGGTGGCCCACGCGGCCGAGGGCGACCGGACGGCGCGCGAGGTGGCGGGGAGCCTGGCCCGCATCGCGGCCGAGGTGTCCAAGGTGACGGGGATCGTGACCGAGCTGGCCGAGTCCTCGCGGGACCACGGCCGGGCGGTGGAGCAGGTGACGGCGGCCGTCGAGCAGATGAACAAGGTCACCCAGCAGAACGCCGCCAGCTCGGAGGAGTCCTCCTCGGCCACGGCGGAGCTGTCGGCGCAGGCGCAGGAGCTCTCCGCGCTGGTCGGCTCCTTCCGCCTCGGAGAGCAGGCACCTTCGAGTGCGGCGCGCCGCCGCGCCGCTCAGCGAGACGCGGGCACCTCCGCGCGCGCCGGGGGGTAG
- a CDS encoding ATP-grasp domain-containing protein: MDPALLLLVPTRSYRTEDFLAAARKLGVPVVVGSDLCHSVEERFGARPDEVSLDFRRPGRAAERVAALAVERPIAGVVPTDEGTAILAALAAERLGLRHNPPEATRRAGNKHLQRETLRAAGLPVPPFALHPLAGGPERAAAAVAYPCVLKPLVLSASRGVIRADDPAAFVAAWRRIEKILHGARAERRPQDAEAARFLLVEGFVPGAEVALEGLLRGGRLEVLALFDKPDPLDGPFFEETLYVTPSRHPAPLQAEVARLVEASARALGLSEGPLHAELRLSPAGPVVLEVAARSIGGLCARTLRFGAGVSLEEVLVAHAMGLPLPALDRERRAAGVMMLPIPHRGVLRGVGGIEEARAVPGVEDVVITIPEGREVEPLPEGDAYLGFAFARGERPEEVEAALRAAHARLRIDIREALPLV; the protein is encoded by the coding sequence ATGGATCCCGCGCTGCTCCTCCTCGTGCCGACGCGCAGCTACCGCACGGAAGACTTCCTCGCGGCGGCGCGCAAGCTGGGCGTGCCGGTCGTGGTGGGGAGCGACCTCTGCCACAGCGTCGAGGAGCGGTTCGGCGCCAGGCCGGACGAGGTGTCGCTGGACTTCCGCCGCCCCGGGCGCGCGGCCGAGCGGGTCGCGGCGCTCGCGGTCGAGCGCCCGATCGCGGGCGTGGTCCCCACCGACGAGGGGACCGCCATCCTGGCCGCGCTCGCGGCCGAGCGGCTCGGCCTGCGCCACAACCCGCCGGAGGCGACGCGCCGCGCCGGCAACAAGCACCTCCAGCGCGAGACGCTCCGCGCGGCCGGGCTGCCGGTGCCGCCCTTCGCGCTGCACCCGCTCGCCGGGGGCCCCGAGCGCGCCGCCGCGGCCGTGGCGTACCCCTGCGTGCTGAAGCCGCTCGTCCTCTCCGCCAGCCGCGGGGTCATCCGGGCGGACGACCCGGCGGCCTTCGTCGCGGCCTGGCGGCGCATCGAGAAGATCCTCCACGGCGCCCGCGCCGAGCGCCGGCCGCAAGACGCTGAGGCGGCGCGCTTCCTGCTCGTCGAGGGGTTCGTGCCCGGCGCCGAGGTGGCGCTGGAGGGCCTGCTTCGGGGGGGGCGGCTGGAGGTGCTGGCGCTCTTCGACAAGCCCGACCCGCTCGACGGCCCGTTCTTCGAGGAGACGCTCTACGTCACCCCTTCGCGCCACCCGGCGCCGCTCCAGGCGGAGGTGGCGCGCCTCGTCGAGGCGAGCGCGCGCGCGCTCGGGCTCTCCGAGGGGCCGCTCCACGCCGAGCTGCGCCTGTCCCCCGCCGGGCCGGTGGTGCTGGAGGTGGCCGCGCGCAGCATCGGCGGGCTGTGCGCGCGGACGCTGCGCTTCGGCGCGGGGGTGTCGCTCGAGGAGGTGCTGGTGGCGCACGCGATGGGGCTGCCGCTGCCGGCGCTCGACCGCGAGCGCCGCGCCGCGGGCGTCATGATGCTCCCCATCCCACACCGCGGCGTGCTGCGCGGCGTGGGGGGCATCGAGGAGGCGCGCGCGGTCCCGGGCGTGGAGGACGTGGTCATCACCATCCCCGAGGGGCGGGAGGTGGAGCCGCTGCCGGAGGGCGACGCCTACCTCGGCTTCGCCTTCGCGCGCGGGGAGCGCCCGGAGGAGGTGGAGGCGGCCCTCCGGGCGGCGCACGCGCGCCTGCGGATCGACATCCGGGAGGCGCTGCCGCTGGTCTAG
- a CDS encoding CUAEP/CCAEP-tail radical SAM (seleno)protein yields the protein MRAPGAVLLVSTYELGHQPAGLAQPKAFLERAGFHPAALDLGVEPLDPARVSAARLVLFSVPMHTALRLALRAAERVRALAPEALLAFHGTYALLHGARLLERGAAAVLGGECEEDLVALCEAVERGAELAPFRRPGPAAAALRRLDYPVPSRQGLPPAERYARLDDGAGGERLAGHAEASRGCKHACRHCPLPAVYRGRFFAVPVEVVVEDVARQAAAGVRHVTFGDPDFLNGPTHALRVAEAVHARCPEITFDFTAKVEHLVRHAALLPALRRAGALFAVSAVESLSEVVLARLDKGHRRADVARAFEVCREAGIALRPSLLPFTPWSTLDDYLDLLDTFAREGWVAALDPVQLSIRLLLPPGSLLLEDPALAGAPYDDDALGVVWRHPDPRMDALQEKVARAVEEAARRGEAPEATFEVVRQLALAAAGLPHRHVPAAVAADTGRRAPRLTESWFC from the coding sequence CTGCGCGCGCCCGGCGCGGTCCTGCTCGTCTCGACCTATGAGCTCGGGCACCAGCCCGCCGGCCTGGCCCAGCCGAAGGCGTTCCTGGAGCGCGCCGGCTTCCACCCGGCGGCGCTCGACCTCGGCGTCGAGCCGCTCGACCCGGCGCGGGTGAGCGCCGCGCGCCTGGTCCTCTTCTCGGTCCCCATGCACACGGCGCTGCGCCTCGCGCTGCGCGCGGCGGAGCGCGTGCGCGCGCTCGCGCCCGAGGCCCTGCTCGCCTTCCACGGGACCTACGCGCTGCTCCACGGCGCGCGCCTGCTCGAGCGCGGCGCGGCGGCCGTGCTGGGCGGCGAGTGCGAGGAGGACCTGGTCGCGCTGTGCGAGGCGGTCGAGCGCGGCGCGGAGCTCGCCCCCTTTCGCCGCCCCGGGCCCGCGGCCGCGGCGCTGCGCCGGCTCGACTACCCCGTCCCGAGCCGGCAGGGGCTACCGCCGGCCGAGCGCTACGCGCGGCTCGACGACGGCGCGGGCGGCGAGCGGCTGGCCGGCCACGCCGAGGCGAGCCGCGGCTGCAAGCACGCCTGCCGGCACTGCCCGCTGCCCGCCGTGTACCGCGGCCGGTTCTTCGCGGTGCCGGTCGAGGTGGTGGTGGAGGACGTGGCCCGGCAGGCGGCGGCGGGCGTCCGCCACGTCACCTTCGGCGACCCCGACTTCCTGAACGGCCCGACCCACGCGTTGCGGGTGGCGGAGGCGGTCCACGCCCGATGCCCGGAGATCACCTTCGACTTCACCGCCAAGGTGGAGCACCTCGTCCGGCACGCCGCGCTCCTTCCGGCGCTGCGCCGCGCCGGGGCGCTCTTCGCCGTCTCGGCGGTGGAGTCGCTGTCGGAGGTGGTGCTCGCGCGGCTCGACAAGGGGCACCGGCGCGCGGACGTCGCGCGCGCGTTCGAGGTCTGCCGGGAGGCGGGGATCGCGCTCCGGCCCTCGCTGCTCCCGTTCACGCCCTGGTCGACGCTCGACGACTACCTCGACCTCCTCGACACCTTCGCGCGCGAGGGGTGGGTCGCCGCGCTCGACCCGGTGCAGCTCTCGATCCGGCTGCTCCTGCCCCCGGGGTCGCTGCTGCTCGAGGACCCGGCGCTGGCCGGCGCGCCCTACGACGACGACGCCCTCGGGGTCGTGTGGCGGCACCCGGACCCGCGGATGGACGCGCTGCAGGAGAAGGTGGCGCGCGCGGTGGAGGAGGCCGCCCGGCGGGGCGAGGCGCCCGAGGCGACCTTCGAGGTGGTCCGCCAGCTCGCCCTGGCCGCCGCCGGGCTGCCGCACCGCCACGTCCCCGCGGCCGTGGCCGCCGACACCGGCCGCCGCGCGCCGCGGCTCACCGAGTCCTGGTTCTGCTGA
- a CDS encoding oxidative damage protection protein → MARMVMCKKLSKELPGLAFKPFNNELGQRIYENISQDAWKMWLEHFKMIMNEYRLSPADPRTNEILFQQAEQFFFGEGAQLPPDYQPPPSKG, encoded by the coding sequence ATGGCGCGCATGGTGATGTGCAAGAAGCTGAGCAAGGAGCTGCCGGGGCTGGCGTTCAAGCCCTTCAACAACGAGCTCGGCCAGCGCATCTACGAGAACATCTCCCAGGACGCGTGGAAGATGTGGCTCGAGCACTTCAAGATGATCATGAACGAGTACCGCCTCTCCCCGGCCGACCCGCGCACCAACGAGATCCTGTTCCAGCAGGCGGAGCAGTTCTTCTTCGGCGAGGGCGCCCAGCTCCCGCCCGACTACCAGCCGCCGCCGTCGAAGGGGTAG
- a CDS encoding helix-turn-helix domain-containing protein, with protein sequence MAGLADKFAVNLKNERLRKKLSQEALASKAGLSVSYISMLERGQRTPPLDTLESLAKALSVSATSLLS encoded by the coding sequence ATGGCTGGACTCGCCGACAAGTTTGCCGTCAACCTGAAGAACGAGCGGCTGCGCAAGAAGCTCTCGCAGGAGGCGCTCGCCTCGAAGGCCGGGCTGTCCGTCTCGTACATCTCGATGCTGGAGCGCGGGCAGCGCACGCCGCCGCTCGACACGCTCGAGTCGCTCGCGAAGGCGCTCAGCGTCTCCGCGACCTCGCTGCTCTCGTAA